The following are encoded together in the Actinoplanes sp. N902-109 genome:
- a CDS encoding permease: MAESAAVRPARVRLAVGVAVAAALAVGLLLWAKWWPYAAKVPGLAASGAWPGSDILRVGGVEAGDAPSWGAATSFTRAYGEAVWRALLAALLISAALQTLVPRSWLLRVLNRRGVLRSALAGGLAGTPSMMCTCCTAPVAVGLRRSGVSTAAVVAYWLGNPLLNPAVLVFLLLVAPWQWTVTRLVVGVLVVVGGAALVARLAEGRRPAGPAVTAGVADEPPSVRRYAAVLLRMSLVLVPEYLVVVMLIGAFRGWLLPLGPGLGSGVLVVVVAAVLGTALVVPTAGEIPVAQGLALAGLSLGGAGALLLTLPAVSVPGMVMVGRAFGWRVTLATAGVAVAGGLLAAVLLTLLGS, translated from the coding sequence ATGGCGGAGTCGGCGGCGGTCAGGCCTGCGCGGGTGCGGCTGGCGGTGGGTGTGGCGGTGGCCGCGGCGCTGGCGGTTGGCCTGCTGCTGTGGGCGAAATGGTGGCCCTATGCCGCCAAGGTGCCGGGGCTGGCCGCGAGCGGTGCCTGGCCGGGCTCGGACATCCTGCGCGTCGGCGGGGTCGAGGCGGGGGACGCACCGTCCTGGGGTGCGGCGACGAGCTTCACCCGGGCGTACGGGGAAGCGGTGTGGCGGGCGTTGCTGGCCGCGTTGCTGATCAGCGCGGCGTTGCAGACGCTGGTGCCCCGGTCCTGGCTGCTGCGGGTGCTGAACCGGCGCGGCGTGCTGCGGTCGGCGCTGGCGGGCGGGCTGGCCGGTACGCCGTCGATGATGTGCACCTGTTGCACCGCCCCGGTGGCCGTGGGGCTCAGGCGCAGCGGGGTGTCCACCGCCGCCGTGGTGGCCTACTGGCTGGGCAACCCGCTGCTGAACCCGGCGGTGCTGGTCTTCCTGCTGCTCGTGGCGCCCTGGCAGTGGACGGTGACCCGGCTGGTGGTGGGGGTGCTGGTGGTGGTCGGCGGGGCGGCGCTGGTGGCCCGGCTGGCGGAGGGCCGCCGACCGGCGGGGCCCGCGGTGACCGCCGGGGTGGCGGACGAGCCGCCGTCGGTGCGCCGCTATGCCGCCGTGCTGCTGCGGATGAGCCTGGTGCTGGTGCCGGAGTACCTGGTGGTGGTCATGCTGATCGGGGCGTTCCGGGGCTGGCTGCTGCCGCTGGGGCCGGGGCTGGGCTCGGGCGTGCTGGTCGTCGTGGTGGCGGCGGTGCTGGGTACGGCGCTGGTGGTGCCGACCGCGGGGGAGATCCCGGTGGCTCAGGGGCTGGCGCTGGCCGGGCTGTCGCTGGGTGGGGCCGGTGCGTTGCTGCTGACCCTGCCCGCGGTCAGCGTGCCGGGGATGGTCATGGTGGGGCGTGCGTTCGGCTGGCGGGTCACCCTGGCCACGGCCGGGGTGGCGGTGGCCGGTGGCCTGCTCGCCGCTGTCCTGCTGACGCTGCTGGGGAGCTGA
- a CDS encoding bifunctional diguanylate cyclase/phosphodiesterase: protein MSGCLSLLLQSAHVVFAGPSTGWRAASVAALLILCAMLVLSYRRRRLELATVLLEAPLLVLASAGVVDPLATVGLVLVVLAVQSLYGTQRGWLTRIGVGLASLPVAVALTPVSTGQLLHWQTSAVLGILPQLVLVCVVMRAVYGAMINQQRASARDAVLARIGNQMLGATDTDQVHALGAQAADELVALSPGVVTLFVRGHDDRLQIFGVAGLPTALIGTVLPGDVLTRPRHYLDRLAPHIRHWDVEDLTAGRYRLLGGVRELDADVVDAFRTMAHQVLLAESSRQSADELRHQAYHDALTQLPNRALFFGRLADAVDRLPPGSAALLNIDLDDFKIVNDTHGHAAGDEVLVAVAAILREAAGPDGVAARFGGDEFAVLLTGLGDAVAAEAVAAEICRRVMAPFQLSAATARIGASIGVAVTRPGLTAGDLTRCADIAMYSAKAQGKNRVEVFDPARHGDIARHRTLEQHLHHAAARDEIELRLQPYVSVATGECAGVEAVARWLHPTIGAVSHADLLDLADRTGQLAAVGVHLLREACSQFAAAAVPGLRLSIAVTGRFLAADAAVEDVLTAAAAAGLPADRLMLVVPENDQLNDPTVLRHLHRLVAAGATVSVDGFGTGALPLAALESFPLHQVAAGPALLQGGGKKLAMVNSVARLLEAQTLVRAVDTPDRFDLARRGGADVVQGAAIAPPMTAGQLRAWLATDRTAMPATDSP from the coding sequence GTGTCCGGCTGCCTCAGCCTGCTGCTCCAGAGCGCCCACGTCGTGTTCGCGGGCCCGTCGACCGGCTGGCGTGCCGCTTCGGTCGCGGCGCTGCTGATCCTCTGCGCGATGCTCGTGCTGAGCTACCGGCGCCGCCGCCTGGAACTGGCGACCGTCCTGCTGGAGGCCCCGCTGCTGGTGCTGGCCAGCGCCGGTGTCGTCGACCCGCTCGCCACCGTCGGCCTGGTGCTGGTGGTCCTCGCGGTCCAGTCGTTGTACGGGACCCAGCGCGGCTGGCTCACCCGGATCGGCGTGGGGCTGGCCAGCCTGCCGGTGGCGGTGGCTCTCACCCCGGTCTCGACCGGGCAGCTGCTGCACTGGCAGACCTCCGCGGTGCTGGGAATACTGCCTCAGCTGGTGCTGGTGTGTGTGGTGATGCGGGCGGTGTACGGCGCGATGATCAACCAGCAGCGCGCGAGCGCCCGCGACGCGGTCCTGGCCCGCATCGGCAACCAGATGCTCGGGGCCACCGACACCGACCAGGTCCACGCGCTCGGCGCGCAGGCCGCCGACGAGCTGGTCGCGCTCTCGCCCGGCGTCGTGACGCTGTTCGTCCGCGGCCACGACGACCGGCTGCAGATCTTCGGCGTGGCCGGCCTGCCCACGGCACTGATCGGCACGGTGCTGCCGGGTGACGTGCTGACCCGGCCCCGGCACTACCTCGACCGGCTCGCGCCGCACATCCGGCACTGGGACGTCGAGGACCTGACCGCCGGCCGGTACCGCCTGCTGGGCGGGGTGCGCGAGCTGGACGCCGACGTGGTCGACGCCTTCCGCACCATGGCCCACCAGGTGCTGCTCGCCGAGAGCAGCCGGCAGTCCGCCGACGAGCTGCGTCATCAGGCCTACCACGACGCCCTGACCCAGCTGCCGAACCGGGCCCTGTTCTTCGGCCGGCTCGCCGATGCCGTCGACCGGCTGCCGCCCGGCTCGGCCGCCCTGCTCAACATCGACCTGGACGACTTCAAGATCGTCAACGACACCCACGGGCACGCGGCCGGCGACGAGGTCCTCGTCGCGGTTGCCGCCATCCTGCGGGAGGCCGCCGGTCCGGACGGGGTGGCCGCCCGCTTCGGCGGTGACGAGTTCGCGGTGCTGCTGACCGGTCTGGGTGACGCGGTCGCCGCCGAGGCCGTCGCGGCGGAGATCTGCCGGCGCGTGATGGCGCCGTTCCAGCTGTCGGCCGCCACCGCCCGGATCGGGGCCAGCATCGGCGTGGCGGTCACCCGCCCCGGGCTCACCGCCGGGGATCTCACCCGGTGCGCCGACATCGCCATGTACTCCGCCAAGGCCCAGGGCAAGAACCGGGTGGAGGTGTTCGACCCGGCCCGCCACGGCGACATCGCCCGGCACCGCACGCTGGAACAGCACCTGCACCACGCCGCCGCCCGCGACGAGATCGAGCTGCGGCTCCAGCCGTACGTGAGCGTGGCGACCGGGGAGTGCGCCGGCGTCGAAGCCGTCGCGCGATGGCTGCATCCCACGATCGGCGCGGTCAGCCACGCCGACCTGCTCGACCTGGCCGATCGCACCGGTCAGCTCGCCGCCGTCGGCGTTCACCTGCTGCGGGAGGCCTGCTCGCAGTTCGCCGCGGCGGCGGTGCCCGGCCTGCGCCTGAGCATCGCGGTCACCGGGCGTTTCCTGGCCGCCGACGCCGCCGTCGAGGACGTCCTGACCGCCGCGGCGGCAGCCGGCCTCCCGGCCGACCGGCTGATGCTGGTGGTGCCGGAGAACGACCAGCTCAACGACCCGACGGTGCTGCGCCACCTGCACCGGCTCGTGGCCGCCGGGGCGACCGTCAGCGTCGACGGCTTCGGCACCGGCGCCCTGCCGCTGGCCGCACTCGAGTCGTTCCCGCTGCACCAGGTCGCGGCCGGCCCGGCGCTGCTGCAGGGCGGCGGCAAGAAGCTCGCCATGGTGAACTCCGTGGCCCGCCTGCTCGAGGCGCAGACCCTGGTGCGCGCGGTGGACACGCCCGACCGGTTCGACCTGGCCCGGCGCGGCGGTGCCGACGTCGTCCAGGGCGCGGCGATCGCCCCGCCGATGACCGCCGGCCAGCTGCGCGCCTGGCTGGCCACCGACCGCACCGCCATGCCCGCCACTGACAGCCCCTGA
- a CDS encoding ABC transporter substrate-binding protein, whose amino-acid sequence MKALRLTAVLGVAALVTGACGDNSGGGPGGRQPVGGKTFTMAVAGDPGNLDPHFTSLTVTGQVDRFLYASLLGFAPDGKLLPGLAEKWQTTASTATFTLRKGVTCADGSALTASAVAANISFVGDVRNGSSRVGTFVPAGAKATADDTTGVVTVTSPSPDAFLDRNLGGLPIVCEPGLKDRGVLMKGGAGTGLFTLTEAVPDDHYTLVRRKELGGPTGLPDTVVIKVLVNEATTANLLLSGQVNAARFTGPDSQRLQGSDYLRRDILAPTGELWFHQKAGLPTADLAVRTALIKAVDLKQLQQVFTSGRGAAPTGLVAPAMSPCKGDTVTGSLPAFDPAAGKAVLAGRKLTVAWGATGSPGAQAAAELLQRQWQAAGVQVELKSVTTTQVGQIAAGQLAWDVALFPIGVTLPSQLVPYLSGPTPPDGTNFASFDNKDYVAAVTAAQQQPGDSGCAQWAAAEKAVIQHVDLVPFANANAPIVARGAELDLSEGDIDPASIRMLG is encoded by the coding sequence ATGAAGGCTCTGCGACTGACGGCGGTGCTCGGGGTGGCAGCCCTGGTGACCGGTGCCTGCGGGGACAACTCCGGCGGCGGCCCGGGCGGGCGGCAGCCGGTCGGCGGCAAGACGTTCACGATGGCGGTCGCGGGTGACCCGGGCAACCTCGACCCCCATTTCACCTCGCTGACGGTGACCGGCCAGGTCGACCGTTTCCTGTACGCCTCGCTGCTGGGCTTCGCGCCGGACGGCAAGCTGCTGCCGGGTCTGGCCGAGAAGTGGCAGACCACCGCCAGCACTGCCACATTCACCCTGCGCAAGGGCGTGACCTGCGCCGACGGCAGTGCGCTGACGGCGAGCGCGGTCGCCGCGAACATCTCCTTCGTGGGGGACGTGCGGAACGGCTCCAGCCGGGTCGGCACGTTCGTCCCGGCCGGGGCCAAGGCCACCGCCGACGACACCACCGGGGTGGTCACGGTGACCTCGCCCAGCCCGGACGCCTTCCTCGACCGCAACCTGGGTGGCCTGCCGATCGTCTGCGAGCCGGGCCTCAAGGACCGCGGCGTGCTCATGAAGGGCGGCGCCGGCACCGGCCTGTTCACGCTCACCGAGGCCGTGCCCGACGACCACTACACCCTGGTACGCCGCAAGGAGCTGGGCGGACCCACCGGGCTGCCGGACACCGTGGTGATCAAGGTGCTCGTCAACGAGGCGACCACGGCCAACCTGCTGCTGTCCGGGCAGGTCAACGCCGCCCGGTTCACCGGCCCGGACAGCCAGCGCCTGCAGGGCAGCGACTACCTGCGGCGGGACATCCTGGCGCCGACCGGGGAGCTGTGGTTCCACCAGAAGGCCGGGCTGCCGACCGCCGACCTCGCGGTGCGCACCGCCCTGATCAAGGCGGTCGACCTGAAGCAGCTGCAGCAGGTCTTCACCAGCGGGCGCGGTGCGGCACCGACCGGGCTGGTGGCGCCGGCGATGAGCCCGTGCAAGGGGGACACGGTCACCGGCTCGCTGCCCGCCTTCGACCCGGCCGCCGGCAAGGCGGTGCTGGCCGGCAGGAAGCTCACCGTGGCCTGGGGTGCGACCGGCAGCCCGGGGGCCCAGGCCGCCGCCGAGCTGCTGCAACGGCAGTGGCAGGCCGCCGGGGTGCAGGTCGAGCTGAAGTCGGTGACCACCACCCAGGTGGGGCAGATCGCCGCCGGTCAGCTCGCCTGGGACGTGGCGCTGTTCCCGATCGGCGTGACGCTGCCGAGCCAGCTGGTGCCGTACCTGTCCGGGCCGACGCCGCCGGACGGCACGAACTTCGCCTCGTTCGACAACAAGGACTACGTCGCGGCGGTGACGGCGGCGCAGCAGCAGCCCGGCGACAGCGGGTGCGCGCAGTGGGCCGCGGCCGAGAAGGCGGTGATCCAGCACGTCGACCTGGTGCCGTTCGCCAACGCGAATGCGCCGATCGTGGCGCGCGGCGCGGAGCTGGACCTGTCCGAGGGCGACATCGACCCGGCCTCGATCCGCATGCTCGGCTGA
- a CDS encoding ABC transporter permease, translating into MVTLAVRGADQVWVRFAGRRAGQLLVSLWVLVTASFAMIHVLPGDPVRAALGPTAPLDLIEQRRAALGLDDPLWQQYLHYLAHLLTGDLGVSMTSGLPVRDVIGDRIGSTAGMAVLAFAVAVAVSVPLGTLMAVVARDGRRRGGDWFVTSASVVVATIPEFLLAVGLVFVFGVQLHWAPVAGRAGPGSYVLPVLSLAIGPALMLARIVRVEMLTVLGSDYIRTARAKRVRGTALYLRHALPNALTAALTMGGLMLGALVAGTVLVENIFAWPGLGGTIVQSILAKDYPTVEGVVLVYGAGVLLVNLAVDVALAVLDPRSTIRAA; encoded by the coding sequence ATGGTGACCCTTGCCGTGCGCGGCGCCGACCAGGTGTGGGTCCGGTTCGCCGGGCGCCGCGCGGGCCAGCTGCTGGTGTCGCTCTGGGTGCTGGTGACCGCGTCGTTCGCGATGATCCATGTGTTGCCGGGCGACCCGGTGCGGGCGGCGCTGGGGCCCACCGCACCGCTCGACCTGATCGAGCAGCGCCGGGCAGCGCTCGGCCTGGACGATCCGCTGTGGCAGCAGTACCTGCACTACCTGGCGCACCTGCTCACCGGCGACCTCGGTGTGTCGATGACCTCGGGGCTGCCGGTGCGCGACGTGATCGGCGACCGGATCGGGTCGACCGCGGGCATGGCGGTGCTGGCGTTCGCGGTGGCGGTCGCCGTGTCGGTGCCGCTGGGCACGCTGATGGCGGTGGTGGCCCGCGACGGCCGGCGCCGCGGCGGGGACTGGTTCGTCACCTCGGCCAGCGTCGTGGTGGCCACCATCCCGGAGTTCCTGCTGGCGGTGGGGCTGGTGTTCGTCTTCGGCGTGCAGTTGCACTGGGCGCCGGTGGCCGGGCGTGCCGGACCGGGGTCGTACGTGCTGCCGGTGCTGTCGCTGGCGATCGGGCCGGCCCTGATGCTGGCCCGCATCGTTCGGGTGGAGATGCTCACCGTGCTGGGCAGCGACTACATCCGCACGGCCCGCGCCAAGCGGGTCCGCGGCACGGCGCTGTACCTGCGGCACGCGCTGCCGAACGCGCTGACCGCCGCGCTCACCATGGGCGGGCTGATGCTGGGTGCGCTGGTGGCCGGGACCGTGCTGGTGGAGAACATCTTCGCCTGGCCCGGGCTGGGCGGCACCATCGTCCAGTCCATCCTGGCCAAGGACTACCCCACCGTGGAGGGTGTGGTGCTCGTGTACGGCGCCGGGGTCCTGCTGGTCAACCTCGCGGTGGACGTGGCCCTGGCCGTGCTCGACCCGCGCTCGACGATCCGGGCGGCGTGA